The Anopheles moucheti chromosome 3, idAnoMoucSN_F20_07, whole genome shotgun sequence genome contains the following window.
AATCGGATTCAACGTCAACTGCTGGTACCTCCACTTCAATCATATCTCTTGTGCCGGGTGATTCCATTTGATCGAGTTTGTATATGTAGGAACTCAACTGATACACTATTGGATGGTTGTAGTAATGCAGTTGCTGTGGAAGCTGTAAGCCGCTGGGCACACAGAGGCTGGATTAAAGGATAAGATGTTCTAACCAAGTGTGTAGAAATGAGGAGCATTAGTGTTATGAATATTTCCAGATGAATTCTTCCAGTTAGTAATTAAGTTTAACTAAACCTAGAATGTGCAATATTTAGAACTCTAAAACGAAATTAGGTTCAATGCAATTAAGTATAGATTTCTTCAGTACATATCGCAGTATATAGTCGCctatgttttcaaatttattataaaaaagggataaatttGTCTTCGAACATTGAAAACTTTGAATTACAATATATAACATATAAACAACATAACAACATATAAAATTTTCGGTCTTTCGAATGATCGAACGTAATAAGGGTTTTGTTAGGTATACAATTGAGTttattagtatttttttaattacctAACTTACTACCGCCGataaggaaaatggaaaacaaacgctGAAAGAGCGCTGTATGTAACTAAAACTATCGATAACGAGAACCACGTGTTAGCGGTTTTAAAACAGTAAACTGTTGAAGGCATTTTGCACAACTGCATCTCAAGCGCAGACCGTTAGCGCTTATCTAAGCGCATTGGCCAGAGGCAACGACGTATTTAATTGCGAACTACCCACCGAAGAAGTTGGTGCTCCTTTAAGACGTTTATTTGAACATTGAGAGAGCGATTCGTGTTTTTTGAGCTGGTAATATAAGGCAAGCGAATATAATGAAATTAATGCTGCTGCTattcggtgttgttttgttggcgAGCTTGGCCTATGGACGTCCGGTGGGATTTGAAGATGAACCAGAAGCTTCACCAGTACCAGTGGCTGAACAACATCTGGATACAGCCGATCAACCGAAGAATGTGGCACAGGATCCAAAGATAACGAACGTGATATAAACGCATACCACATAAAAAAACGTTTATGACAAGGATTTTTGTACGGAATATTTTCAGGGCGTATTTAATCCTCCAAAGCTATGCCCTCAAGGACAAGAGCTTGATCGCCTAGGAAAATGTAGACCTATCATGGGTTAAGGCGCTCGTATTGGATATAATGAGATGACTACGAAACACACGCAGGaaccgtttcgtttcgttgtaaATAAAGTTGTTGTGCTTTAGAAGTTTATCGTTTCGGACATCATCCAGAGTAGTGTTTGTTGCGTtgcaaaaatgataaataCTAAACCGTTTATTAGAAACCATGCTAGAAAAAGTCAACAATCTTTTTGCACTTTCctctggtatcagtagcttctCCAGGTCCGCATGCTGCTGGAGCATCGatcaaaacaaattgttgcgCATCATCTTCTGGCTGTTTAGCTTCGTTTACTGAATCAGATTCAACGTCAGCTGCTGGTACCTCCACTTCAATCATATCTCTTGTGCCGGGTGATTCCATTTGATCGAGTTTGTATATGTAGGAACTCAACTGATACACTATTGGATGGTTGTAGTAATGCAGTTGCTGTGGAAGCTGTAGGTCGCTGGGCACGTTCGTCGGAAGATAAGCACATCGTACGACAACGAACAGCACTAAACAACATTGAACGATGTTGAAGGGGCGAATATCGAACATTTTCTGTAGAATGTCTACCTGTCCAAAGTAGAAAATGAAGCACAACTGAGCATGAATCGGATCGAGGATGTCTATTTTATAGTGCGATGAGCTTGTGTCTTCAGAAAGTAAGAAATTCCAGTTTCTCTTCGGTAGTCGATATGATCTTTGTTTGCATCATTCGTTGATGATCTTCAAATGGTCAAATGTTTACTTAATAAACAGCACGGGTAGCGTATTATGAAATCGATCCGAATAAATGATATCGAAAAGCAGTATTGAAGGTCATTCGTTCAGATGACTATTCTTCAAAGATTTACAGCGGTGCATAGGTGCATGAAGCACGGAATAGAGCGTATATTctcttttcatttcatttgagTATGTTTCATTAAATGGATTTGATTAGGTTGGATAATGTAGCCAATATCATTGTGGTGAATGAAGTTAGATGAAACTTTGGTATAGTGTCCAAGTCACAATGTTGTGAGGAAAATGTTGTCATTCATTACACTCATTTCGTTACTTTTAATAGAAAAACCATTTCGCttaatttaatacaatttatcGACCTCATTTATTTAACTCTCCTATTTTATTAATACAAATGCTGTTTTTTAAAGAAACAGTACAGATATTAAATAATACTGTGGTACTTAACggttgatttaaaaaattgttcgaACAAtcttgaaaaataattaaagaagAATACTTTCTTGCTTCGCTGGTACGCTATTCGATTCAACTGTGGCTTGACATTGACGTATATCGAAGGGGTACTTGACCgcagaatcaaaacaaaccacacaaaaataaGCATTGCGTCTCGATATTTTACCACTGATCTTAACCATAAAACACGAAATAATTACTGAATGACGAGTGATAATAGTAAGcatgatttaaatatttattgatttattgtaGAGTTTGTGTATTACAATCGTTCTTCATGTGAAACTGTAATTCAGAGCAAATGAACAATGGCCGATAGGTATGAGAATGGTAACTGGTGGCTCTGCCGCCAATTATGCGCTTTAGATAAAATGATTGTGATTTTTCTTTTAGAACACTCATTCTAAGTTCCGCCGTTACTGATAATGCACAACAGTATCGTGCTTCTGAAGAGGACGTTCTGAGTGAAACATCCGACGAGTGTGCCGATACGCATCACAGTTTTAACTATGGATATCGCTCCTCCAGCAACTCGGATGATAATGCCGCCGATGATGAAGAGGACGAGGAAGACCCGTATCAGGAATTGTTTATGAATGCGTACCGTTCTGCGCCGCAATCATCGGACGACGAAGAGACTGAAAAGGACTCCAAAGGATGCACGAATcccgctgcaaaaccgctttGCCTGATGGAGGATTGGGATCTGTGGGATTACATGGACGAGAGTGAACTGAAGGAACGGTTGAAAGACCATCCCCAGCTGCTGGAAGAAATTacacgcaaacgcaaacgaCGCATGCAGGAGGAAGAggatgcagcaacagcactGGAGGACGATGAACTTTGTAATGTGATGAATAGAGCCGTGAAATGTATCCGTATTGAACAATCCCAATTGACCAGTTAGGGTATGCACGTGGAAGAATTTAAAGGCACAATGTACATACATACgtaaaatcatttttcaccAGAGCTCCTTGTATTCCCAGTATAttcttttagtttttttccaaattttaGAATAActgtttcccatttttttgtttttaacaatGGTTAGGCCATTTATTTGGAAATTGTGGCTCTAAGTGGATAAAAAATCGGAAACATTATCACTTGAACGACAGGAACTTGCTTTAAATCAGTAGTCTCAAAAATTTTCAGCCTACTAGGCGCATTGGTTGAAACTAACGTTGTTGGGGGTCATTTATACAGAGGCTGGAAGCTCACGAGGGCCGCAGTTTCGAGACCCCTGCTTTAAATGATAAGATGTTCTAACCAAGTGTGTAGAAATTAGGAGCATTAGTGTTATGAATATTTCCAGATGAATTCTTCCAATTATTAATTAAGTTTAACTAAACGTAGAATTGACAGCAGCCAAATCTCTTCAATATTTAGAACTCTAAAACGAAATTAGGTTCAATGCAATTAAGTATAGATTTCTTCAGTACATATCGTAGTATATAGTCGCCTATGCtttcaaatttattataaaaaagggataaatttGTCTTCAAACATTGAAAACTTTGAATTACAGTATATAACATATAAACAACATAACAACATATAAAATTTTCGGTCTTTCGAATGATCGAACGTAATAAGGGTTTTGTTACGTATACAATTGAATTTAttagtattttttaattacCTAAACTTACTACCGCCgataagaaaaatggaaaacaaatgctGAAAGAGCGCTGTATGTAACTAAAACTATCGATAACGAGAACCACGTGTTAGCGGTTTTAAAACAGTAAACTGTTGAAGGCATTTTGCACAACTGCATCTCAAGCGCAACTCTTTTGTCATTGATAAGGGTGATAGCTAAAGATGATATCACAAATGGAATTTAGCTGATACGGGGCCCGATCATCATCACAAGTGCGTTAGGCTCGGTGTAACTCATCGTGCATCCGCAGCGGTGGAACCTTCGGTAACGGCCACTGCACCGTTGGTCGGTTGACTAACTATCACAATCGGTGGTCCCACTTCAGCCGTCTGAAACAACACGATAAGAGaaaatagtttttgtttctggtGATCACTTGGCATTGGTGTTGAGATTCAGCTATTGATGAGGCCTTGGTGCACGGTACTGTAAATTCTACACGCTGCGAAACTTTATCGTAAGGTTCGAATCGAATTACTATGATAACAAATACCGTTTTGAATATCTTTAGGTCACATTTAAAGTTGCAGTTGAATATTCACTGTTCCCGTTCAACTCACTTGACTCGTGCTAAAGCTTTCGTTGTACGATTTACCAAAATTGGCATCATCGATATCGTAACCTTCGCGATTTccgcaacacaaacacatggtCGCTTCCGGTtttggtggtgatggccgTACGTTAAGGAAACTTTTGTACCCAGTTTCGAAGACGATTCAAGTGCAACTGAGTGATCGGCGATAGCAGCGGGAACTTGAAATACCTTCCACGATAGGCTGCGTCAGACTACGAAAAGTTTCTCTTCGTTCGTTCTACCACAAAAGGGATGACTAAAGCGGATCCAGACGGAACAATTCCGTACGATAGGAAGGAAGCATACCGCGTACCGTGATTGTGACGAagcatttgattgttttttgccCCCTTTTTTGTCCCCTTGTTTAGTCACGGTTTTGCTATCCATGCGTAGCAAATGTTTTCAGCAAATATGCACCACCATCACATACGCTTGGCAGAGTTTCATAACCGATAAAGACGCCTGACTTGAGGAAGGTACAGGGGACAACCTGAAGGGGAGGTCTTCCTTATCGGTCGACGATAGAACGCGTTGAGACGCTGTAGCAGGTTTATTAGTGAGAACAAAATGCTACCAAGTCGAGTAAAGACACGCAGTTTGTTCAAATATAAAAACCCAGAAGGACAAATACTAGTAGCAGCACAGATTGCAACTCATGTGGCTGTGGATGTGCATTTTAGCCGAGtgaaaaaatatgataaagaTTGTTTTGTGACGAATTTCAGATAAAGATGTTGGAAATTGCATGATTCACATCTGGAAGGAAATGATATGCAAACAACCCCAAAGATATACCGTATAAATGAGATACCCTTTCATGATGCTAATGATGAGCAGCTCTGAATAAGCTCGTTTTATCGCTAAGAACAAAATTAGATCATTTTGTGATGGATATAGTTGCATATTGACAGAGTGAATTAGAAAAGCAGCATGCAAACGATTGTTTGATGGAAGTGGCAATCAGTACTATCTTATCTCCAGAGGACGTAACGCCGACGAAAGTAAGGAATGCTTTCGACAGATTTGTGTCGATGATAGCTTATTAAATCTGTCGATACTTCAAACGATTCCCCGATAACGTGTGCCCTATTTTTCGTTGTGCCTCAGGTGTCTTCTAACGGTGCCATTGATATGGTGCGTTTGTTTACATACCGCATGAGTTATCAttcttttaaaaacaaactagGTTATCTAAAATTATGCCATATATCGTTATCTTTACGCTTTTAGTCTTCCTTTCTTTGCCAATATGAGATACAGGCTTGTTGCAGTTGTACTGACAGTGACATCGGATCGTCCAGCAGCTGGGCCATCAGAAACAGCTCCAACAGGGTCATCGTTTTCGACTGCATATTCGTGCGTGTGTCGGGCCCGGGGAATATTTTCGACAATGCCAGATACGGTGTAATGACGACGTGCACTTCCGTGGGCCGAAGATATCCGTAGATTGTGTACCGGCGCATCAGCTGCAGATATCGTTTGGCAAAGTGAAGTCGCGTGTCGTCAAACTCCTCGTGCAGCAGGTTTAGCACATCCAGCGCGATCAGACGCTTCGGCACACCGACAACATCTCCTGTGAAAGGTGTAAAAAAGCGCTCTTTAAGGTATGAAGATTTGTTTCGGTTTGGTTTCACCTGCTTTAACCCCGTACCCGTAACGACATCGATGCAACGCTGTGGAAGAACCTGAACCTGATAGATGGAGAGAAACTGATGGAAGGCCATCGCACATTCTCTTGGGGCGTGCACTGTGCGGAGGTGTTCTAGCAGATTCGGTGCTCCggatttaattttttcgtATATCTTCTTCAcatgcattatgctgcctcCGGTAACGAACAGCCCGTACACGCCAATGTCTGTAAAAAGGAATATCGTTTGAATTCGAGAAGAACTTTTCACTCGGGCAGAGCGAATGTGATAAGCTATTCCTTACGTTGTTCTAAGTAATCGATGCATGCCAGCAGAGCTTGGTATTGTTGTCTGGTGATCTTGTGGCTCCCGCATACTTCCAAGACCGAATGACGTCTTCTTCCAAAAGCGAAGCCACTTGAATGATAGAATGATATACGTAATATAGTTAAAAATAGGAATGTACACAATGGAAATGCTTTCACCACTTCATAGGTCACATTCTAAACCAGCATGCAAGCGGATAAGTGGTACTGATGGCCTCACACCGATGTTTTAAATTACGATTTAAAGAGCCTCGTTTTAGAGGTCTCTCGtaacgaaacacaaacaaactccCCTGTCATGTGAGGTGTGTGACCGTGTTCGAGGTATAGAAGGTCTTTCAGATTCCATAGAATCGGCAAACGAACCGGCTctttcccccctttttttttgcatgcctGGTGTGCCATTGGGGGTCTTATCCGAGGTAAGCTGACCGCGAAACTCGAGCGTTTGTTTACAGTTGCAGGCCTGTCCCAGCTGAAGGTAAAGTCACGGTCAGGTTGTTGGTGGGTTTGACCCACAGCTCTGCGGGAATGGCATGACATGgttgaaatatataaaacagtGTGCCAGCACCCGAGTATGGCTTAATTAGTGACCGATCGAGCGTCAGCTTGATCTAGTATTGGGAGGGAACCGCCGCTTGGAAGAAAGTGATGAGCATCATGTGCACGATAGTGTCAGTTGTTCTAGCCagttcgctgctgctggtatcGATCGCTTTTATCGGTGCAAGCAGCCGTGGAGATGATCGGCAATTCGCGGAACAGAAGCGAGAAGCGAACGATCGTGCCGGAGTGTGGGAACTGGTCTCAGCAGCTACCGTGGCACCTAAGGCACCCGTCGATATGATGATGCGCTTTGGGGAATTTAAAAGGAAGTCACAAAAAGCTGATGAGGAAGATCCACTGAAGGCCGAAAACAGCCATGTGGTGGTGCAGGTTTACTCGGTCGATTCGGACCAGGAAGTCGCAAACGATTCGACAGGTACGGCAATCCGTACATTGAAGGTGGAGAACTTCGTCACTCCGAAGGAACACATGGACGGTAAATCGACGGATCGAGTAGAGCGGAAGGTGCTTGCACCGGCCAGAAACGTTAAGGTGGAGTCGGATGAAAAGGAGGATTTGCTGTCGGAACAATTCTTCGTCGACGAAACGGCCACGGGTCAAGAATCAAATACTCCTGCAGGAAGACGAACGTACGGTCAAGGCTTTGGAAGTAACAGACCGGCGGTAGAGAGATTCGACCAGGAGCAGGAACATACTCCTCCAAAGTTTTCCCAATCATCGTACGCAAATCCACCACCATTCTTCGACTACAACGAACAGACCAGTCAGCGCATGTTGGATGAGTTCTTCGCACTGCGCAACCAGGACACATTGGCCGCTCGTCGATCGAATTACGATTGGGGTGAGGGACAGCTGAGATCGCGAACGCTGGAGGATATTAAGAGTCAAAATCGAGCCTCGACGGCATCGCGCAGGAAGACTCCGACGGACTTTTCCAAGGATGATGATATGAGTTATGATCGATATGCAGACTATGGTGAGTGATAGGAGGACGATTCCTCTGTACATTGTTTCACCTCATATTACCCTTCTTCTCGGCAGCCGAAGCAGAACAGCGAGCGATTGGGTACACCGCACAGAAGCTTGGCCGTAAGCAACGTGCAACACCCTCGACAGGTGGACAGACGCACGTACTCAACAAGGTACCGATCGTGGCGTACGATGGTGACGGATCGATGCCACCGATGTACAAATCCGACAACGCACAACGGTCACAGTTTGAGCGTTCCCGGTTCCACTACGCGCTGCCATCGATGGTGTACAACCCGTACGCCTGGGACCCGTACCACATGAACATGCTGCGGTTTCCACAGTGTAACGCCTGCCAGAAGAATGCGCGGGCCCTCTGCACCACGTGTGGGCTCTGTGCGGACTGCTGTGCCCACAGCAAATGTAGCTGCGGTTGTCTAAACGGTTGATCGCCGGGCCGTAACCCTTGACACTAACCAATAAAGCACTTCCAGCCAACATCACGACCGTTTTAGACACAACCGAAAGGCAAATAAAGACTTGCTCGACGTGGACAAATAAGAAACGATAAGAAATACGTACTTCTTTCGCCGGTACTTGAAGTTGTCCTCCAGCCACTTCCACAGCATTGGAATTCAATTTGGAGCGCGTGTTTGGGTGTTCCGAAAACTTAATTTTGCTACACCATGGACGAAAGATGTATTGTTTGTGGGTTCTTTTGAGCTATTAGTATTTTGACAGATGATATGATGTGGCTGCGGCACGGTTGCTTCGATGCAACAGTGTACATTTTGTCTAACCTCAAAAAAGCAGGCAGGAGAGTTTTTGTGGGTTTGATGCTGTAATATGAACCGAACCATGCGCGTCAAAGACATAACAACGCACAACGGCACATCTTATAAACAGCGCAGATAACGTTACGTAAATAATGCTGATGGTGTAGTGGCAACTAAAACCCACAACCATTTTTGGATCGTTTAGGGGTGAAAATTGGGagtcactttttttttgtagctccACTATAGTATTGTGTATGGTTTGTGCATGAATTGTGTAATAGGATATCCTTTTCCGCTTGGTCCGTGTGTTGCTATGAAAGTGTGTCCGTGGGTGGCTAGAATTGGGTCAGGGAGTCGGTGCACTAAATCATAATAAGTGACCTCAtgaagtttgttttgctttgtagaACCATTGGTTACTACAATCAAATTAATACATCCAAATTGAACATTGGTTGTAGTGCAGCAAACTACAGGAAGCAACCGGAAAAAAACGACCgctttacataaaaaaaacaacttctacacaccgcccgtttgaatgcatttttcaCCCCTTATGGGGTGAATTGTTTGTCTCCACTCGCAAACGCATAAAGACAAAACGAGGAACTAAAAGCCGCGATCGCGCTAAACAAATGTCGCTGATCGCAGCACTATTTGTGCAACAGTTTCACCGCCCAAGAACAACGGGCTAGTCATTCGATTGGCCACCATTCATTTTCCATCGAACAGTGACCGGTAGTGGAGTTGGTTCGGTTTTCCGCCTGGTGCCACCTTGTATGTGGCCACAACACCGGAAAAAGATAATCCCGTTGAAGGTAATCATCCCGGTTGTGATACGGAAACCGGTTTCTCCCGGTGACCCAGTTCGGAAGATTCCGCGAAGGAGTCTGGCAGCTGCCTTGTCACGGCTGATTGTTGCTTCTATATAAGAAAGACCTTCGGACATAGTGCAGTGAACAGTGATCGCGGCACGTTATGACTATGAAGATCGTTCTGGTGTGTCTACTGTGGGCGGTGGAAGCGTTAGGGCAGTGCGGTGAGGACTGGTATGGTGAGGCGCGGGCCGTGTACAGGCCAGACGAATACCCGAGCGTTGAAGAGCGGGCGCCCAGTTTTGAGGAAGTCAGCGAAGAGTACTACCCGGTAAAGCAACAGCGTTCCCTTCGGTCTAGCCGTTATTCACCACCGGTTTATGGATATGGTAACAGCTACAGGCAGGACAGTGACGATTGGGAGCGTTACGAAGAGCCTCGGAAATCACATTACGATGTGCACAAGAGTCGTAGAAAGTACGAGTTGTACGGGAAAAGTTCTCGTGGCGATTACAGCTACAAGGGTTCGTTGGGTGTGAATGTGCATGAGCGCAAGAAGACAAGCCGGGCGGCAAAATATGGCGGTGAAGGTGGTTCGTACGGCAAGACGACCTCGTTGACGTACAAAGCGGTTCCACCGAAGGCAAGTTGTGCACAGAATTTGCTAATTGGTTGTACACCAACTGTCACGCGAGTACCCTGTTCGGCGAGTTCGCCATATGATACGTACGGACATTCGGGTGGAGTGCCGTACTACCCACCCGCTCCAGCGTACCATCATTATGCACCATCTCACCATCATGGAATGCCTCACCCGGGATCGTATGGACCACCACCTTCTGCCAGCTACTATCCTCCTGCACCAGCAGCTCACCAGCAAGATCACCCGGCATCAGATCTGCACGCGAAACCTTCGGAAGATGCCCATGGATACGGTCCATCGTACAAGGTCGCCACACCGGAAGAGATACCCGGGTTTGCCGCTCCCGTGCGGGAAGATCTGAGCGAATCTCCCAAGGTACCGATCATTTCTGCCTTTTCCAAATCGACCGATTCCACGACCGGACTGGCAGCGTCCAACTCTACCGCTCCGAAAGGGATGCCCTCAAACGGGACAGCCGCGGTCGAGACGACATCTTCGCGAACGAGCCCGCTGCCAGTG
Protein-coding sequences here:
- the LOC128303980 gene encoding uncharacterized protein LOC128303980; this encodes MLWKWLEDNFKYRRKNGFAFGRRRHSVLEVCGSHKITRQQYQALLACIDYLEQHIGVYGLFVTGGSIMHVKKIYEKIKSGAPNLLEHLRTVHAPRECAMAFHQFLSIYQVQVLPQRCIDVVTGDVVGVPKRLIALDVLNLLHEEFDDTRLHFAKRYLQLMRRYTIYGYLRPTEVHVVITPYLALSKIFPGPDTRTNMQSKTMTLLELFLMAQLLDDPMSLSVQLQQACISYWQRKED
- the LOC128303556 gene encoding uncharacterized protein LOC128303556, which produces MADRTLILSSAVTDNAQQYRASEEDVLSETSDECADTHHSFNYGYRSSSNSDDNAADDEEDEEDPYQELFMNAYRSAPQSSDDEETEKDSKGCTNPAAKPLCLMEDWDLWDYMDESELKERLKDHPQLLEEITRKRKRRMQEEEDAATALEDDELCNVMNRAVKCIRIEQSQLTS
- the LOC128303979 gene encoding uncharacterized protein LOC128303979; protein product: MSIMCTIVSVVLASSLLLVSIAFIGASSRGDDRQFAEQKREANDRAGVWELVSAATVAPKAPVDMMMRFGEFKRKSQKADEEDPLKAENSHVVVQVYSVDSDQEVANDSTGTAIRTLKVENFVTPKEHMDGKSTDRVERKVLAPARNVKVESDEKEDLLSEQFFVDETATGQESNTPAGRRTYGQGFGSNRPAVERFDQEQEHTPPKFSQSSYANPPPFFDYNEQTSQRMLDEFFALRNQDTLAARRSNYDWGEGQLRSRTLEDIKSQNRASTASRRKTPTDFSKDDDMSYDRYADYAEAEQRAIGYTAQKLGRKQRATPSTGGQTHVLNKVPIVAYDGDGSMPPMYKSDNAQRSQFERSRFHYALPSMVYNPYAWDPYHMNMLRFPQCNACQKNARALCTTCGLCADCCAHSKCSCGCLNG